A window of Vigna unguiculata cultivar IT97K-499-35 chromosome 4, ASM411807v1, whole genome shotgun sequence contains these coding sequences:
- the LOC114181888 gene encoding scarecrow-like protein 8: MSSPGFTGGGGASEYFAGAGGFTGRSIPAATMNNPNGVATATANLHPLYRTQQQNLPAMFLDPASQIAQRQTPTLIGKRTLTEFQTYNQTYNQPNNNPNHVLSNLLLRSVKPRTSFSQSSMENFPELHNQNPSLYQQQRFGVPLLHQLRPQPINLPSNGSGPMPSPNFGYRNSNLGMPQNRVRLSAPLPVPVQVVEPEKKIMDHRLLELEKQLLEDNDEDEGEADAASVITTSEWSETYQNLISPGPVQKLVSTSPTSSTTSSTSSSSSIASPASGCSRQTLMEAASAIVEGKYDMATEILNRLNGPNRTDKLTDCMVLALKSRMNPVEYPPPVTELFGYEHAESTQLILENSMCFKVGLMAANLAILEAAFEEKTENKFCVVDFEIGQGKQYPHLLNALSTRGQNVTLKLVAVAESGGEDRVRAVGDMLSRLAERKRIGFEFRLVPTQKLTELTRESLGCNEDEVLMVNFAFKLHKIPDESVSTENPRDELLRRVKGLAPRVVTIVEQEMNANTAPFLARVAETLSFYGALLESMEAMTSRDNNNSTNNSDRVRLEEGLTRKLHNSVACEGRDRVERCEVFGKWRARMSMAGFELKPLNQNIVESIKSRLTATPNNNNNRVNSGLIVKEENGGICSGWMGRTLTVTSAWR; this comes from the coding sequence ATGTCATCGCCGGGGTTCACTGGGGGAGGTGGGGCATCGGAGTATTTTGCCGGAGCGGGTGGTTTCACCGGTAGATCCATTCCGGCAGCCACCATGAACAACCCAAACGGCGTCGCGACTGCCACCGCAAACCTCCACCCTCTCTACCGAACCCAGCAACAGAACCTCCCTGCAATGTTTCTAGATCCTGCCTCGCAGATCGCTCAACGCCAGACACCAACCCTTATCGGTAAACGCACCCTCACCGAATTCCAAACCTATAACCAAACCTATAACCAACCCAACAACAACCCCAACCACGTCCTCTCTAACCTCTTGCTTCGTTCAGTTAAGCCTCGAACCAGTTTCTCTCAGAGTTCCATGGAGAACTTTCCCGAATTGCATAAccaaaacccttccctttaCCAACAGCAACGTTTTGGTGTTCCTTTACTCCATCAGCTCCGTCCCCAGCCCATTAACCTTCCTAGCAATGGGTCTGGGCCCATGCCAAGCCCAAATTTCGGCTATCGGAACTCCAATTTGGGCATGCCACAGAACCGGGTTCGTCTTTCTGCTCCTCTTCCGGTTCCGGTTCAGGTGGTTGAGCCGGAGAAGAAGATCATGGATCACCGGCTTCTCGAATTGGAGAAACAACTTCTGGAAGATAACGatgaagatgaaggagaagCCGATGCTGCGTCCGTGATAACCACCAGCGAGTGGTCTGAAACCTATCAGAATTTAATCAGTCCCGGTCCGGTTCAGAAACTGGTCTCAACATCACCGACTTCATCAACCACTTCGTCTAcgtcatcttcttcctccatcGCTTCACCTGCTTCGGGATGCTCCAGGCAGACGCTCATGGAAGCCGCATCTGCAATTGTGGAAGGAAAATATGATATGGCTACGGAGATCCTGAACCGGTTGAACGGTCCGAACCGGACTGACAAATTAACCGATTGCATGGTGTTGGCGTTGAAGTCCAGGATGAATCCGGTGGAATATCCGCCTCCAGTGACGGAGCTTTTCGGCTATGAACACGCCGAGTCGACTCAGTTGATTTTGGAAAACTCCATGTGTTTTAAGGTAGGGTTAATGGCTGCGAATCTCGCGATTTTGGAAGCTGCATTTGAGGAGAAAACGGAAAACAAGTTCTGTGTGGTGGATTTTGAGATTGGACAGGGAAAGCAGTATCCGCACCTTCTCAACGCGCTCTCCACACGTGGACAGAACGTCACACTCAAACTAGTGGCGGTGGCCGAGAGCGGCGGCGAAGACAGAGTGCGTGCAGTCGGAGACATGCTGAGTCGTCTAGCAGAAAGGAAGAGGATCGGGTTCGAGTTCAGACTTGTACCAACTCAGAAACTCACCGAGTTGACCCGCGAGTCGCTGGGATGCAATGAGGACGAAGTTCTCATGGTGAATTTTGCGTTCAAGCTTCACAAAATCCCTGATGAGAGTGTCTCCACCGAAAACCCTCGCGACGAGCTTCTCCGGCGCGTGAAGGGACTCGCCCCGCGCGTGGTAACAATAGTGGAACAGGAGATGAATGCAAACACAGCACCTTTTTTGGCTCGCGTGGCAGAAACGCTGTCGTTTTACGGTGCCTTATTGGAGTCCATGGAAGCCATGACCTCTAGGGATAACAATAACAGCACCAACAACTCTGACCGAGTCAGACTCGAGGAAGGACTCACTCGCAAGCTACACAACTCAGTAGCATGCGAAGGCAGAGATCGTGTAGAGCGTTGTGAAGTGTTCGGAAAATGGCGAGCGCGTATGAGCATGGCAGGGTTTGAGTTAAAGCCACTGAATCAAAACATAGTCGAGTCAATAAAATCACGACTCACCGCCACtcccaacaacaacaacaaccgaGTCAACTCGGGACTGATAGTGAAGGAAGAGAACGGTGGGATTTGCTCTGGCTGGATGGGAAGAACACTGACAGTAACATCTGCTTGGCGTTAA